From a region of the Cenarchaeum symbiont of Oopsacas minuta genome:
- a CDS encoding aspartate dehydrogenase, translated as MKKIGLLGCGAIGAQIAKAIDSGIISAKLVSVYDQKPERAQALVNKLLTKPRIAQNAHMLSSEDVNLVVEAASQDAVRGVALSVLQNRRDLMIMSSGALLDESVFDVLYDACAEFDRTIYLPSGAIAGIDAIKSVKSELESLSLVTTKHPASLASAPFVIESKMDIASIKKPVTVFEGMARDAVRGFPTNINVAALLAIAGLGDKTRVKIIADPFATENSHAINASGTFGTISIRVHNKPDAQNPKTSRMAVLSAIQCLKQICSSSVNLGT; from the coding sequence ATGAAGAAGATAGGTCTACTTGGATGCGGTGCGATCGGAGCTCAAATTGCAAAAGCTATAGACTCTGGTATCATTTCTGCCAAACTCGTATCTGTATATGATCAAAAACCAGAACGCGCCCAAGCCCTTGTGAATAAACTTTTGACAAAACCACGTATTGCACAAAATGCACACATGTTATCATCAGAAGATGTTAATCTTGTAGTAGAGGCAGCTTCACAGGATGCAGTACGTGGTGTGGCTCTGAGTGTATTGCAAAACCGTCGGGATTTGATGATAATGAGTTCTGGAGCGTTACTTGATGAATCAGTATTTGATGTACTCTATGATGCGTGTGCTGAATTTGACCGCACCATATACTTGCCATCTGGTGCCATAGCAGGTATCGATGCAATAAAATCTGTAAAATCTGAGCTTGAGTCTCTTTCACTTGTTACGACAAAACATCCAGCATCACTAGCATCTGCACCTTTTGTAATTGAATCCAAAATGGATATTGCATCCATAAAAAAACCAGTTACTGTATTTGAAGGCATGGCAAGAGATGCCGTACGTGGATTTCCTACAAACATAAATGTTGCAGCACTTTTAGCAATAGCAGGACTTGGAGACAAGACGCGTGTAAAGATAATAGCAGATCCGTTTGCAACTGAAAATTCTCATGCAATAAATGCATCTGGCACATTTGGAACAATATCGATACGCGTGCACAATAAACCAGATGCACAAAACCCAAAGACTAGTCGCATGGCAGTTTTATCTGCAATACAATGTCTTAAACAGATATGCTCATCTAGTGTAAATCTTGGTACATGA
- a CDS encoding putative membrane protein, producing MDILATVQGHPIESVLIVLAIGILQGMVLARGIRNRFPKLKRHARIVSTTFLLLLSISALTNVIKFAEPEKYEFAIPQNITIKGITDTIISFVGLDGGLVSSFIVFVSITLFLIFRTAQLHVIARYFIFTLSVITFGLFLVARFTDFVPNTLQILLYAMYQVGIAIGAVVVSKRGESKDLLI from the coding sequence ATGGATATACTTGCAACAGTACAAGGGCATCCGATAGAATCAGTTCTAATAGTTCTTGCAATAGGAATTCTGCAGGGGATGGTTCTAGCTCGCGGGATAAGAAACAGATTTCCAAAATTAAAAAGACATGCCCGGATAGTCTCTACGACATTTCTTTTACTATTATCCATTAGTGCCTTGACAAATGTGATAAAATTTGCAGAGCCTGAAAAGTACGAATTTGCAATACCACAAAATATAACAATAAAAGGCATAACCGATACAATAATTTCATTTGTCGGACTAGATGGAGGATTAGTTTCATCGTTTATAGTTTTTGTGTCAATAACACTTTTTCTAATATTTCGTACCGCACAATTACATGTAATAGCACGTTATTTCATATTTACATTAAGTGTTATAACATTTGGATTATTTTTGGTGGCTCGATTTACAGATTTTGTTCCAAACACCTTGCAGATTTTACTTTACGCAATGTATCAAGTTGGAATCGCGATTGGTGCAGTTGTAGTATCAAAAAGAGGAGAATCTAAAGATCTACTCATATGA
- a CDS encoding excinuclease ABC subunit C: protein MVQKNVTYNIQPAKIPTDPGVYIMKNIVGETIYVGKAKNLRNRVRTYFVKNRDYKTQKLVEKISDIEYVITDTEEEAFLLESNLIKRYRPYYNIELRDQQRYTYLRVTDEKYPRLLVARRTRSGKFLGRGKTYGPFTHGTSKLLTVGMLRKSFKVRICKTLPKKACLEYHIGNCDAPCEFASAQKKYAKHVAELKDVLDDGEGMVRYERTLYKMMREASNDNRFEDAIEIRETLNRLKSLKGRQNMERSSNIRDEDYIGIQTVGDIAHVMTLTQSGGIIRDRERFSYDEIADNTFSNFLYQYYTTHKVPTVILTNRAPFRKIILEKMLSQISGYGVNITTPTRGRRRQIMDLIMRNINLATSNGVEPAIEEMQKQLKLEKMPHSIECFDVSNHGADYAVGSMSRFVDGQPDKSGYRRFMIKTVRGPDDYAMISEIVRRRYSRLVREGKPKPDLVLIDGGLGQLGAAHKELERLNLNIQCVSLAKEREEVFILDKNTPIVMEHSNNALRILQYARDEAHRFGVAYNRRVRKSRTLNEN from the coding sequence ATGGTACAAAAAAACGTCACATATAACATACAACCTGCTAAAATCCCAACAGACCCTGGCGTCTATATTATGAAGAATATAGTAGGCGAGACCATCTATGTAGGTAAAGCAAAGAATCTTCGAAATCGTGTCCGTACATATTTTGTAAAAAACCGAGATTACAAGACGCAAAAATTAGTTGAAAAGATATCAGATATAGAATATGTGATTACAGATACTGAAGAAGAAGCGTTTTTGCTTGAATCAAACCTGATAAAACGTTACAGGCCATATTACAATATTGAACTACGTGACCAACAACGATACACGTATCTACGCGTTACCGATGAAAAGTATCCTCGGCTACTTGTAGCACGGCGGACAAGATCTGGAAAATTTCTAGGTAGAGGTAAAACTTATGGACCGTTTACACATGGCACTTCTAAACTTCTCACAGTTGGAATGTTACGAAAATCATTCAAAGTGCGCATATGTAAGACATTACCAAAAAAGGCATGTCTTGAATATCATATTGGAAACTGTGATGCTCCATGTGAGTTTGCATCTGCCCAAAAAAAATATGCAAAACATGTAGCAGAGTTAAAAGATGTACTAGATGATGGTGAGGGCATGGTACGTTACGAGCGTACGCTTTATAAAATGATGCGCGAAGCATCAAACGACAATCGTTTTGAAGATGCCATAGAGATACGTGAGACATTAAACCGTCTAAAAAGCCTCAAAGGGAGACAAAATATGGAGAGATCATCCAACATACGAGATGAAGATTACATTGGAATACAGACCGTAGGCGATATTGCACACGTTATGACGCTTACGCAATCTGGAGGAATAATACGTGACAGAGAACGGTTCTCATATGATGAGATTGCAGATAATACATTTTCAAATTTTCTCTACCAATATTACACAACACACAAGGTACCTACTGTAATATTGACAAATCGTGCACCTTTTAGAAAGATCATATTAGAAAAGATGCTCTCGCAGATATCTGGATATGGTGTAAATATAACAACTCCAACACGTGGACGTCGAAGACAGATAATGGATCTCATAATGCGCAACATTAATCTTGCCACTTCAAATGGTGTAGAACCAGCAATTGAAGAGATGCAAAAGCAATTGAAACTAGAAAAAATGCCACATAGTATAGAATGTTTTGATGTATCCAATCATGGGGCAGATTATGCTGTAGGCTCGATGTCACGATTTGTAGATGGGCAGCCAGATAAATCAGGATATCGAAGATTTATGATAAAAACAGTACGCGGACCTGATGATTATGCAATGATTTCCGAGATTGTACGGCGCAGATATTCTAGACTAGTACGCGAAGGAAAACCCAAACCAGATCTTGTTTTGATAGACGGAGGGTTAGGTCAGCTTGGGGCTGCACATAAAGAGTTGGAACGATTAAATCTAAATATACAGTGCGTATCTTTAGCAAAAGAACGCGAAGAAGTGTTTATTCTAGATAAAAATACTCCAATAGTAATGGAGCATAGTAACAATGCTTTGAGAATACTCCAGTATGCTAGAGATGAAGCACATCGATTTGGTGTTGCATATAACAGACGTGTTAGAAAATCACGCACATTGAATGAAAACTAG
- a CDS encoding copper binding protein, translating to MGSVDRAAIGWTIAVVLIGAGIAAIGIGSSDDYESDEIPAMMDSMEKEMIKDTPKDTSASEMTAMEKMMDEARTLQEKDEMMKDEMMKDEMMKDEMMKDEMMKDEMMKDEMMKDEMMKTPITKYVSIPAETSIPGCELTDACFIPFSVSINAKDSVTWTNDDTAIHTVTSGEINNGSNGIFDSSLIQGGSTFTVQFDDFGTFEYFCIVHPWMSGSISVN from the coding sequence ATGGGATCTGTCGATCGAGCTGCAATTGGATGGACAATCGCAGTTGTTTTAATTGGGGCTGGAATAGCAGCAATAGGTATAGGCTCAAGCGATGATTACGAATCCGATGAGATTCCAGCGATGATGGATAGTATGGAAAAAGAGATGATTAAAGATACACCCAAAGACACTTCTGCAAGCGAGATGACTGCCATGGAAAAAATGATGGATGAAGCTAGAACATTACAAGAAAAAGATGAGATGATGAAAGATGAGATGATGAAAGATGAAATGATGAAAGATGAGATGATGAAAGATGAGATGATGAAAGATGAGATGATGAAAGATGAGATGATGAAAGATGAGATGATGAAAACACCTATAACAAAATATGTATCCATACCTGCAGAAACTTCTATTCCTGGATGTGAGCTGACAGACGCATGTTTTATTCCTTTTAGTGTGTCTATCAATGCCAAAGATAGCGTCACATGGACAAACGATGACACTGCAATTCATACCGTAACTAGTGGTGAAATTAACAATGGTTCTAACGGCATATTTGACAGCAGTTTGATTCAAGGTGGATCGACGTTTACTGTGCAGTTTGATGATTTTGGCACTTTTGAATATTTTTGCATAGTTCATCCATGGATGAGTGGCTCTATATCTGTAAACTAG
- a CDS encoding quinolinate synthetase A — protein MMQGQIADLHKEVMDLKKSKDAIILAHNYQIPEVQGVADYVGDSLGLARKAASTLNERIVFCGVHFMAETASILCPDKKVLIPDTEAGCSLSDSITVKDLLEWKKRHPKAIAVGYVNTTAQIKAELDYCCTSSNAVKVVQSIPKDKEILFLPDMFLGAYVAKMTGRKNIRIWAGECHVHAGITAQDVQEKLDFVPEAEFLIHPECSCTSSILYDVADGRYDKRQVGVYSTEGMMKRVANSDAKKFIVATETGILHQMREQNQGKTFIAASDKAECQYMKMINLQKVYDSLVHDRYVVSVPEIIATRARKAIDRMLDIC, from the coding sequence ATGATGCAAGGACAGATTGCAGATTTACACAAAGAGGTAATGGATCTAAAAAAATCAAAAGATGCCATAATTCTAGCACACAATTATCAGATCCCAGAAGTACAGGGTGTGGCAGACTATGTAGGAGACTCACTTGGACTTGCAAGAAAAGCTGCTAGTACTTTAAATGAGAGAATAGTGTTCTGCGGGGTACATTTTATGGCAGAGACTGCATCCATACTATGCCCTGACAAAAAAGTTCTGATACCAGATACAGAAGCAGGATGTTCACTATCTGACTCTATAACGGTAAAAGATCTGTTAGAATGGAAAAAACGTCATCCAAAGGCAATAGCAGTAGGCTATGTAAACACGACAGCACAGATAAAAGCCGAATTAGACTATTGTTGCACATCTTCAAACGCCGTTAAAGTTGTACAATCAATTCCAAAAGATAAAGAGATATTATTTCTACCAGACATGTTTCTTGGAGCATATGTTGCAAAGATGACAGGGAGAAAAAATATACGCATATGGGCTGGCGAGTGCCATGTGCATGCAGGTATCACTGCACAGGATGTACAAGAAAAATTAGATTTTGTTCCAGAGGCCGAATTTTTAATCCATCCCGAATGTAGTTGTACATCTTCAATATTGTACGATGTTGCAGATGGTAGATACGACAAACGTCAGGTTGGTGTATATTCAACGGAAGGTATGATGAAACGCGTTGCAAACTCTGATGCAAAAAAGTTCATAGTAGCAACAGAAACTGGCATATTACATCAAATGCGTGAGCAAAATCAAGGCAAGACGTTCATAGCTGCATCAGATAAAGCTGAATGTCAATACATGAAGATGATAAATCTCCAAAAAGTATACGATTCGCTAGTGCATGACAGATATGTGGTAAGTGTTCCAGAGATAATTGCCACAAGGGCACGCAAAGCAATAGATCGTATGTTGGATATATGTTAA
- a CDS encoding Transposase — protein MDNLSKQLKDAHRKEREPNIRDRIVAVQMVHVNNMNIGEVAASLFRTPEWVNQWIERFDEKGIDGLRDLPRSGRPPLIKAHKLDKIISDAIDNTSITPKIMKKVIFKKAKINFHITYVRKLLHKYGMTPKTPQRVHINAANDSMCYNWQNNLKRDLSGTKFEDFTVIEEDESIFVYDSITGKKYWTVDIPPVVKWTGMHSKVIVYGAVTEDGRQLFKTYHRFDSESTVDYLKLLEKKFGKIFVILDRAPQHRSRMVKEYLRDHKDTVISSTCNSTHECCRRMLASG, from the coding sequence ATGGACAATCTAAGTAAACAACTCAAAGACGCCCATAGGAAAGAAAGAGAACCAAACATACGTGACAGAATCGTTGCAGTACAAATGGTTCATGTAAACAATATGAACATAGGAGAAGTCGCAGCTAGTTTATTTCGAACTCCAGAATGGGTCAATCAATGGATAGAACGTTTTGATGAAAAAGGCATTGATGGTCTACGAGATCTGCCACGTAGTGGCAGACCTCCATTAATTAAAGCTCATAAACTAGATAAAATAATCAGTGATGCAATAGATAATACAAGTATAACTCCAAAGATTATGAAGAAAGTCATTTTTAAGAAAGCAAAAATTAATTTCCATATAACATATGTTAGAAAACTCTTACACAAATACGGCATGACTCCAAAAACTCCACAAAGAGTTCACATCAATGCTGCAAACGACTCTATGTGTTATAATTGGCAGAATAATCTCAAACGTGATCTTTCAGGCACAAAATTTGAAGATTTTACTGTTATAGAAGAAGATGAATCAATATTCGTATACGATTCAATTACAGGTAAAAAATACTGGACTGTGGATATACCTCCAGTTGTAAAATGGACTGGCATGCACAGCAAAGTCATAGTGTATGGTGCAGTAACTGAAGATGGAAGACAATTGTTCAAAACTTATCATAGATTTGATAGTGAATCAACTGTGGATTATTTGAAATTGCTTGAAAAAAAATTTGGCAAGATATTTGTTATTTTGGATAGAGCACCACAGCATCGTTCTCGAATGGTGAAAGAATATCTTAGAGATCATAAAGATACTGTAATATCTTCCACGTGCAACTCCACGCATGAATGCTGTAGAAGAATGTTGGCGTCAGGGTAA
- a CDS encoding nicotinate-nucleotide pyrophosphorylase, with amino-acid sequence MNSSVIAQLRQFLTEDVATGDITAALLDKRHIKAKIITRETAIISGALYAAKIFSIKGSKSRVLVQEGQRVKAGTAVVDVTGQARRILECERTALNLVSRMSGIATMTKKMISARGPAIYATRKTAPGLRFFDKKAVVAGGGHRHRMALDSSIMIKDNHLDSGYAIKDLVDIAKKRGHRKIQVEVEDVHSAVLAAKCGATAILLDNFTPRRSIAAVMALQKAGLRNKVTIEVSGGITTRNIKFFAKTRVDAISSGQITSSAPAIDLSLEVQS; translated from the coding sequence TTGAATTCTAGTGTCATAGCACAGCTACGACAATTTCTTACTGAAGATGTTGCTACTGGTGACATTACTGCAGCATTGCTTGACAAGAGACACATCAAGGCTAAGATCATCACACGCGAGACTGCTATAATATCTGGAGCATTATATGCGGCCAAAATATTTTCTATCAAAGGATCTAAATCTCGTGTACTGGTGCAAGAAGGTCAAAGAGTCAAGGCTGGTACGGCAGTTGTAGATGTTACAGGTCAGGCAAGACGCATTTTGGAATGTGAGAGAACTGCACTAAACCTTGTATCGCGTATGAGTGGAATTGCCACCATGACAAAAAAGATGATATCTGCAAGAGGTCCTGCCATATATGCGACTAGAAAGACTGCTCCGGGACTGCGTTTTTTTGATAAAAAAGCCGTAGTGGCAGGCGGTGGCCATCGGCATAGGATGGCTTTAGACTCATCGATCATGATTAAAGACAACCACCTAGATTCTGGATATGCGATAAAAGATCTTGTAGATATAGCCAAAAAAAGAGGTCATAGAAAAATCCAAGTCGAAGTCGAAGATGTACACTCTGCTGTTTTAGCTGCAAAGTGTGGTGCCACTGCTATATTATTGGATAATTTTACTCCTCGTAGATCTATTGCCGCAGTCATGGCACTACAAAAGGCTGGTCTACGTAACAAGGTGACAATCGAGGTTTCAGGTGGCATTACGACAAGGAACATAAAATTTTTTGCCAAAACAAGAGTTGATGCAATATCTTCAGGACAGATTACATCTTCGGCTCCAGCAATAGACTTGAGTCTAGAGGTACAGTCTTAA
- a CDS encoding DNA-directed RNA polymerase subunit E' — translation MAREMACRKCKCITQAKICPACKSSDLTPNWNGMVLVVKPDSSHIAKTLGISVKGKYALKVT, via the coding sequence ATGGCAAGGGAGATGGCTTGTAGAAAATGCAAGTGTATCACCCAAGCAAAGATATGTCCTGCATGCAAATCTTCAGATCTTACACCAAACTGGAACGGCATGGTTTTGGTAGTAAAACCAGACAGCTCACACATTGCAAAAACTCTTGGCATATCAGTCAAAGGTAAATACGCCCTAAAGGTAACATAG
- a CDS encoding Transposase: MCDSDKRMILKLEKKNTELKAEIEKFKAESEQSKAELHDYKKGRLSNDTVFDQIIDDDQNLYATTGLERNEFEWILVRFENAVKNSPNAPRFSEYANESGNTCILSVRRVLFIALSRKRNNEKQEIFAAYAHIDQSTVSRYLALADVLLMKILPTAENIAATIRKERTIEAFKEFVPGKSAGELYLDATFVQVQRPQVDQKKAYSGKRKRYVYNIQITSNKDGLVLDVGHPEEGSAHDMEVLRRNPPNFGKWTKNMRDPNTKQEHRIILYTDKGYLGVEKDYPGIISKQPYKKPKGYEMTETDQKYNQRISRKRIRVEHAINRLKWFRRMSAVYDDSKEEFYKEIQVVTGLTNLHILFNDRKYVKPMERVCSQIK; this comes from the coding sequence ATGTGTGATTCAGACAAGCGTATGATTCTCAAACTAGAAAAGAAAAATACCGAATTGAAAGCAGAAATTGAGAAATTTAAAGCAGAAAGTGAGCAATCTAAAGCAGAATTGCATGATTACAAGAAAGGCAGATTGTCCAATGACACTGTGTTTGATCAGATAATTGATGATGACCAAAACCTTTACGCCACTACGGGATTAGAACGTAACGAGTTTGAATGGATCCTTGTACGATTTGAAAATGCTGTTAAAAATTCACCAAATGCACCACGTTTCTCCGAATATGCCAACGAGTCAGGAAACACATGCATTCTCTCTGTAAGACGAGTCTTGTTTATTGCATTGTCTCGCAAACGCAACAACGAAAAGCAAGAAATATTTGCAGCATATGCCCACATTGATCAGAGTACAGTCAGCAGATATCTAGCATTAGCAGATGTGCTGTTGATGAAGATCCTTCCAACTGCCGAAAACATTGCAGCTACAATACGGAAAGAACGCACCATCGAAGCGTTTAAAGAATTTGTTCCAGGCAAGAGTGCAGGTGAGCTATATCTTGATGCCACGTTTGTACAGGTTCAAAGACCACAGGTAGATCAAAAAAAGGCATACTCTGGAAAACGCAAGCGATATGTGTACAATATCCAGATAACCTCAAACAAAGATGGACTAGTACTTGATGTAGGCCATCCTGAAGAAGGTTCTGCACACGACATGGAAGTACTACGACGCAATCCACCAAATTTTGGCAAATGGACAAAGAACATGAGAGATCCTAATACAAAACAAGAACATCGTATCATACTGTATACAGATAAAGGATATCTTGGTGTAGAGAAAGATTATCCTGGAATAATTTCAAAGCAACCATACAAAAAACCCAAAGGTTACGAGATGACAGAGACAGATCAGAAATACAATCAAAGAATTAGTCGTAAACGTATTAGAGTAGAGCATGCGATAAACCGACTAAAATGGTTCCGCAGGATGAGTGCTGTATATGATGATAGCAAGGAAGAGTTTTACAAAGAGATCCAAGTTGTCACTGGGCTGACAAATCTGCACATCCTGTTCAATGA
- a CDS encoding phosphoribosylaminoimidazolesuccinocarboxamide synthase: MQFLSSGKVKDIYDMNDGHLVFRFSDRVSAYDVEFVQDIPRKGEVLCKFAEYWFSKISCLNHFVERQSATEIMVKQMDMIPLECVVRGYVYGSYMSRIKSGQIVLPKGASNVMASKLPTLIFDPSTKAKHDAPITKEMAISSGLVTKVEYDELEAKTLKVYEEMSEIVGKAGFILADLKLEFGKIDGEIILGDSIGPDECRLWPIKSYCKGKVQESYDKQILRDWLAQNGYKEKFTKERAAGKNPIPPSIPDEIISKMSEKYVAVYEMITGESMGSTLPSYE; the protein is encoded by the coding sequence ATGCAGTTTCTCTCTTCTGGCAAGGTAAAGGACATATACGATATGAATGATGGGCATTTGGTATTTCGATTCAGCGATCGCGTCTCTGCATACGATGTAGAATTTGTACAGGATATACCAAGAAAGGGTGAAGTGCTTTGCAAGTTTGCCGAATATTGGTTTTCAAAGATTTCATGCCTGAATCATTTTGTGGAAAGACAATCAGCAACAGAGATTATGGTAAAACAGATGGATATGATTCCACTAGAATGCGTGGTAAGAGGATACGTGTATGGCAGTTATATGTCTAGAATAAAATCCGGCCAGATAGTTTTACCAAAGGGTGCGAGTAATGTAATGGCATCAAAGCTTCCAACTCTGATCTTTGATCCAAGCACAAAAGCAAAACATGATGCACCGATAACTAAAGAGATGGCAATTTCAAGTGGACTTGTTACGAAAGTAGAATATGATGAATTGGAGGCAAAAACTCTCAAAGTGTATGAAGAGATGTCTGAAATTGTTGGCAAAGCTGGATTCATACTAGCTGATTTAAAACTAGAATTTGGCAAAATTGATGGAGAGATTATACTTGGAGATAGTATTGGTCCAGATGAATGCAGGCTTTGGCCTATCAAATCTTATTGTAAAGGAAAAGTACAAGAATCATACGATAAGCAAATTCTGCGTGATTGGCTTGCGCAAAATGGTTATAAAGAAAAATTTACAAAAGAGCGAGCCGCTGGAAAAAATCCTATACCTCCATCCATACCTGATGAGATTATCTCAAAGATGTCTGAAAAATATGTTGCCGTATATGAAATGATAACTGGAGAGTCGATGGGTTCTACTCTGCCATCATATGAGTAG
- a CDS encoding DNA-directed RNA polymerase subunit E': MFSISTLVDVVRIPPSLFGTTLKKAAINILKEKYESMVNTDLGYIIMIMDAKVEEMGRMVAGDGGTFHRVEFEALTFYPKIQEIVRGEIIDVTDFGAFVRIGPTDALLHLSQVMDDYLKSDPKSGIILASQSGRTLKAGNMMRTRITAVSLGKGASMGKIGITCRQPFLGADEWIAEEIKGNGKPKLVEKTEPKKVTS; encoded by the coding sequence TTGTTTTCAATATCAACGCTCGTTGACGTGGTGCGTATACCACCAAGCCTATTTGGAACCACACTCAAAAAGGCTGCAATCAACATACTGAAAGAAAAATACGAAAGTATGGTCAACACCGATCTTGGCTATATTATCATGATAATGGATGCAAAGGTCGAAGAGATGGGACGCATGGTGGCTGGAGATGGTGGCACTTTTCATAGAGTAGAATTTGAAGCCCTCACATTTTATCCAAAGATACAAGAGATTGTACGCGGTGAAATTATAGATGTTACAGACTTTGGTGCATTTGTCCGCATCGGACCCACTGATGCGTTACTACATCTTTCACAGGTAATGGATGATTATCTTAAAAGCGATCCCAAATCTGGAATCATACTTGCAAGTCAAAGCGGTCGTACACTAAAGGCTGGTAATATGATGCGAACTAGAATCACAGCAGTATCGTTGGGTAAAGGTGCCTCGATGGGTAAGATTGGCATTACATGCAGGCAGCCGTTCCTTGGTGCAGACGAGTGGATAGCAGAAGAGATTAAAGGTAATGGTAAACCAAAACTAGTTGAAAAGACCGAACCAAAAAAGGTGACTAGTTAG